Part of the Thermodesulforhabdaceae bacterium genome is shown below.
AAGACATGGATCTCTTCTGATTTTTGATGAGGTTATTACAGGGTTTAGGCTCGCCCCTGGAGGAGCTCAGGAATACTACGGGATAAAACCTGATATTACCTGCCTTGGTAAGATCATTGGAGGAGGGCTTCCCGTTGGAGCTTACGGAGCATCGTCTGATATTATGAGATATGTAGCCCCTGATGGTCCAGTCTATCAGGCTGGGACTCTTTCCGGAAATCCTCTCGCTATGGCTGCAGGGCTGGCTACTTTGAGAATTTTAGAACAGAATAGCATTTACGACGACTTAGAAAAGAAGTCCGAATATCTCGAGCGTGGGTTAAGAGAAGTGTCAGATAAGCTAGGTGTTGCGGTAACCATTCAGAGAGTTGCTTCCATGGGTTGTGGTTTTTTCATAGATAAGCCTGTGAAAAACTTCGATGACGCTAAGGAGTGCGATACGGAAGCTTATGGGGTTTTTTTTAGGGAGATGCTGAATCGAGGCATTTATCTTGCTCCGTCTCAATTTGAAGCATTTTTTGTGAGCAATGCTCACACGGTAGAAGACCTTGATTTAACAATTAAAGCGGCAGGAGAAGCTCTTGTAAGTGTTCAGAACATGAGGAAGCGGTAACAAAAAAAGATTGACTAAATGAGTTACTATGTGTTAGATGGCGTTGTGAAGGTTTACACGAGATAGGAATCATGAAAAAAAAAACTAGACAATACATCAAGCAAGTTGCAAATGCATCAACAGTTGGGCTTTCTATAGCTTTTGCGATATTCATTGGGCTGGGCATCGGTTTTTGGCTTGACGGTAAATTAGGAACCTGGCCCTGGCTTACGATGATCTTTATGGTTTTTGGGATAGTAGCTGGCTACAGGAATTATTATAGATTCGCTAAGCGTCAGCAAAAAGAGGAAGAGGAGAAGCGAGATCTTGGTAGTAGTTGATAGAGAGCTAAATCTAATTGTTGAAAAGATAAAGATCGTTAACGGTCTGCTAGGGGCAATAGCTATACTGATTGGGTGTGCAGTTTCGTGGAAAACAGGAATTGGTGTTTTTGTTGGATGGCTTTTGATGGCTCTTAATCTCGAAGTCTTGGAATGGCAACTAAAGAGGATTTTTGGCGGAGCTGTTCCACCGAGGAATAAATTTGCAGTGTTTTTGAAGTATTATGTTAGGTTTCTTGTGCTTGTTGCTATTATATGGTTGATAATAGATTTAGGACTAGTTCAGCCTTTAGCTCTTTCGGCTGGGCTTTTGGTTTTTGGACTTAGTTTTATTGTGGTTGCGGGTGAAATATTTATCAAAATGGTCTTAAAAAGAGAGGGATAGAACGATGGAACATCCGGTTCTTTTTTTGCCGCTTTTGCTTCAGAAGTTAGGTATACCAGTAGTCTTAAGCGCTGATGAAGCGCATACGCTTCTTCAGAAGCTTCTTCTTCCCCATGTTATTTACGGGTGGCTCATAATGGGGATTCTGATCGCTATAGCCTGGATGGTTTCTAAAAAGCTAGAAGTAGTGCCTGAGAAAGGTCAAAACTTCTTCGAAACGGTGCTGGTTGGTATCGAGGACTTTATGATTGGTATTGTTGGCGAAGAAGGTCGATTTCTCTTTCCTCTTATTGCTTCGCTGGGGATTTTCATCCTTTGTAGCAATTATATGGGCATGATCCCTGGATTTTACGCTCCTACGGCTAATTTGAACACAACTCTTGCCTGCGCTCTTATAGTTGTTGTTTTTACTCACGTTTTAGGCGTTAAATATCATGGCATAAAATATATTAAACACTTTCTTGGTCCGGTTCCGTGGTTGATACCACTTATTTTTCCGATCGAAATTATAAGCCATCTGTCAAGAATTCTCAGCCTTTCCATCCGTCTTTTCGGAAATATCTTTGGTGAAGAACTGGTGCTTGGTATTCTCTTCCTTCTTGCAGGACTTTATCTTGCTCCGCTTCCAATGATGGTATTGGGACTCTTTACAGGATTTATTCAGGCATTTATATTCTGTGTTCTTTCTATGATGTATTTTGCTGGAGCTATGGAAGAAGCCCATCATTAAGCTTTGAGACTTGAGAGGAAGGCCGGTGTGTTTTGATGGTTTAACAATAAAAAAATTTACGTTCGGAGGAGGAGTTGCTATGCGTAGAACTGGTTTGATGACTTTGTTGTTCTCCCTTGGTTTGACCGCTCTCGCTTTTGCCGCTGAACCGGGAAAAGCTGGGGATGCAAGCACAGTTGCAGCAGGACTTGGTTTCTTCTCATACTCAGCCATCGCTGCAGGGCTTGCTATTACCTTCGCAGCCCTCGGGTGCGGAATAGGTCAGGGTATTGCTGTTAGAGGTTCAGTAGAAGGCATCGCTAGAAACCCTGAAACGTCTGGTAAGATCACCGTGACCATGCTCATCGGTCTGGCGATGATCGAATCTTTGACGATCTACGCTCTCGTTATCGCTCTCATTCTTATTTACGCAAACCCTGTAAGCAAGCTAATCCAGGGATTTATAGGATTGGCTAAGTAGTAGAGTTTCCCGTTGAAAAGTTTATTTTCATATTAGTTAGACATCGAAATGAAGGGAGGTTTGGGTTCTCCCTTCATTTCTTCAATCTGTAAATAAAAGGGCGCCATGAAGTTCACAAAAATACCCCTTGCAACTATTAACAGACTTTCGGTTTATCTCAGGGTTCTTCAGGAACTTGTGGGTGAGGATGTGGAAGTTATCCCATCCGAAAAACTTGCTAAATACTGCGGTGTGAACCCTGCCCAGATAAGAAAAGATCTTGCTTACTTCGGTGAATTCGGCGTTCGCGGGGTCGGATACCGAGTGGTGGACCTCGTTCACCAAATTAGGGAAATCTTAGGTCTAAACCGCACCTGGAACCTTGCCATGGTGGGGATCGGAAATCTTGGTTCCGCCCTTATAAGATACGCAAATTTCGTAAAACATGGTTATATTTTTGTCGCAGCTTTCGACGTTGATCCTAATAAGGTTGGAAAGCGTTTACCTAACGGGCTTATTGTAAACCACATAGACGAACTCGAAGAGATTGTAAAAGAAAGGAACGTTTCTGTAGGTATTATTGCAACTCCCGCAAGTGCCGCTCAAAGTGTAGCAAATCAGCTTGTTCTTGCGGGGGTCAATGGGATCCTTAATTTCGCCCCTGTTCAGATTCAAGTCCCGGATTGTTGTTATGTCGAGAATATAGATTTCACTATAAAGTTAGATGCGATTGCATATCATCTGTCAGCTAATTTCTGATGAAGGACCTTCGTAAATTATATTACCTCCATGGGGGCCATTGCCGGGTCCCATAACTATAGTCCAGTCACTAACGTTTTTAA
Proteins encoded:
- the atpE gene encoding ATP synthase F0 subunit C, with protein sequence MRRTGLMTLLFSLGLTALAFAAEPGKAGDASTVAAGLGFFSYSAIAAGLAITFAALGCGIGQGIAVRGSVEGIARNPETSGKITVTMLIGLAMIESLTIYALVIALILIYANPVSKLIQGFIGLAK
- a CDS encoding AtpZ/AtpI family protein, with the protein product MKKKTRQYIKQVANASTVGLSIAFAIFIGLGIGFWLDGKLGTWPWLTMIFMVFGIVAGYRNYYRFAKRQQKEEEEKRDLGSS
- the atpB gene encoding F0F1 ATP synthase subunit A, whose product is MEHPVLFLPLLLQKLGIPVVLSADEAHTLLQKLLLPHVIYGWLIMGILIAIAWMVSKKLEVVPEKGQNFFETVLVGIEDFMIGIVGEEGRFLFPLIASLGIFILCSNYMGMIPGFYAPTANLNTTLACALIVVVFTHVLGVKYHGIKYIKHFLGPVPWLIPLIFPIEIISHLSRILSLSIRLFGNIFGEELVLGILFLLAGLYLAPLPMMVLGLFTGFIQAFIFCVLSMMYFAGAMEEAHH
- a CDS encoding redox-sensing transcriptional repressor Rex; protein product: MKFTKIPLATINRLSVYLRVLQELVGEDVEVIPSEKLAKYCGVNPAQIRKDLAYFGEFGVRGVGYRVVDLVHQIREILGLNRTWNLAMVGIGNLGSALIRYANFVKHGYIFVAAFDVDPNKVGKRLPNGLIVNHIDELEEIVKERNVSVGIIATPASAAQSVANQLVLAGVNGILNFAPVQIQVPDCCYVENIDFTIKLDAIAYHLSANF
- a CDS encoding ATP synthase subunit I codes for the protein MVVVDRELNLIVEKIKIVNGLLGAIAILIGCAVSWKTGIGVFVGWLLMALNLEVLEWQLKRIFGGAVPPRNKFAVFLKYYVRFLVLVAIIWLIIDLGLVQPLALSAGLLVFGLSFIVVAGEIFIKMVLKREG